The following coding sequences are from one Diospyros lotus cultivar Yz01 chromosome 7, ASM1463336v1, whole genome shotgun sequence window:
- the LOC127806245 gene encoding pentatricopeptide repeat-containing protein At2g19280 isoform X1 yields the protein MRVSFSIFDVASTQLKLMLRSRRRISRFFSSASLTLPSSAFLTDEVFTIEDSIYLDDPVANPECIHAESAESGELFDRRFICQFVNENSFIYDYQNLENDKLKRIKLILRNCGWNLGAENGNKINLDEHNITRILNDLFLESLDASLALYFFRWSEYCTELKHTTRTICLMVQILIAGNMNYRAMDLIQYLVRLDGEDCKHNSLLSLFHETHTNRRVLATAYSMLVDSYIQQGMVDVALKLTSQMKHKSIFPSIGVCNSLIRALLGSEQLGAAWYFVEEMHSHGMVINASIISLFICKYCTEGNIEIGLNLLMGMRNYGFNPDIIAYTMVVDSLCKMCCVKEATSLLFKMTEMGITVDSVSVSSLIDGYCKVGRLDNAVDLLKIFKVPSNVYIYNSLLSKLCGDGNMIAAANMFQEMLELGFHPDCFSYTTIIGGYCKTGDIMKALNFLGRMLKRGVKKSVATYTMLVDGYCKSGNTDMAQNMFQKMVTEGLDPDIVAYNALMDGYGKNGLLHKAFEILDMMRSIGVSPDIVTYNTLIHSLIIRGYVTEAKAILDELIRRGFTPDILTFTNVIAGFSNKGNFEEAFLVWFYMNDHGMKPDVVTCSALLNGYCKVHRMEEANALFCKMLDIGLDPDLVLYNTLIHGFCSVGNINDARRLVNMMIENGVIPNEVTHRALVLGYEKKWVKNPVEVAALKLHQILLEHGNMHTECSNYILDFFGTWCHS from the exons ATGAGGGTATCATTTTCGATTTTTGATGTTGCCTCTACTCAATTGAAGCTGATGCTTAGGAGCAGGAGGAGGATATCTAGATTTTTCTCGTCTGCAAGTTTGACATTGCCTTCCTCTGCTTTTCTGACTGATGAAGTATTTACGATAGAAGACTCTATTTATTTAGATGATCCTGTGGCAAATCCTGAATGCATTCATGCTGAAAGTGCAGAAAGTGGCGAGCTTTTTGACAGAAGGTTTATTTGTCAGTTTGTTAACGAGAATTCCTTTATCTATGATTATCAAAATTTAGAGAATGATAAACTGAAGAGAATAAAATTGATACTTAGAAACTGTGGCTGGAATTTAGGCGCTGAAAATGGGAATAAGATTAATTTGGATGAGCACAACATTACTCGGATCTTAAACGATCTATTTTTGGAAAGTTTGGATGCTTCACTTGCCCTATACTTCTTTAGGTGGTCAGAGTATTGTACAGAATTGAAGCATACAACTCGAACAATTTGTTTGATGGTACAAATTTTAATTGCTGGGAACATGAACTATAGAGCTATGGATCTAATTCAATACCTCGTGAGGTTGGATGGAGAAGATTGTAAGCACAATTCGTTGCTGAGTCTCTTCCATGAAACCCATACCAATCGAAGGGTATTGGCAACTGCATACAGCATGCTTGTTGATTCTTATATACAACAAGGCATGGTAGATGTTGCCCTTAAGTTAACAAGTCAAATGAAGCACAAAAGCATCTTTCCCTCAATAGGAGTTTGTAATTCGCTTATCAGAGCATTGTTAGGATCAGAGCAACTGGGAGCAGCTTGGTATTTCGTAGAAGAAATGCATAGCCATGGGATGGTAATCAATGCTTCAATCATTAGCTTATTTATCTGCAAATACTGTACTGAAGGGAACATTGAAATTGGTTTGAACCTACTGATGGGAATGagaaattatgggtttaacCCTGACATTATTGCGTATACCATGGTTGTTGATTCCCTATGTAAAATGTGTTGTGTTAAAGAAGCCACTTCTTTATTGTTCAAAATGACTGAGATGGGTATAACAGTAGATTCAGTTTCAGTTAGTTCACTTATTGATGGTTATTGTAAAGTGGGAAGGTTGGACAATGCAGTtgatcttttgaagatttttaaAGTTCCTTCCAATGTTTACATATACAACAGCTTACTCTCTAAGTTATGTGGAGATGGCAACATGATAGCGGCTGCTAATATGTTTCAAGAGATGTTAGAATTGGGCTTCCATCCTGATTGTTTCAGTTACACCACTATCATTGGAGGATACTGCAAAACTGGGGATATAATGAAGGCTCTTAACTTTCTAGGAAGGATGTTGAAGAGGGGGGTTAAGAAATCTGTTGCTACATACACAATGCTTGTTGATGGTTATTGCAAGTCTGGCAACACAGACATGGCGCAAAACATGTTTCAGAAAATGGTAACAGAGGGTTTAGATCCTGACATTGTTGCATACAATGCGTTGATGGATGGCTATGGGAAGAATGGCCTCTTGCACAAAGCATTTGAGATTTTAGATATGATGAGATCTATTGGTGTTTCTCCTGATATTGTTACATATAACACACTTATTCACAGTCTTATTATACGAGGATATGTGACTGAAGCGAAGGCCATTTTAGATGAACTCATTAGGAGGGGCTTTACCCCTGATATATTAACATTCACCAATGTTATTGCTGGGTTCTCTAATAAGGGGAATTTTGAGGAAGCATTTCTTGTGTGGTTCTACATGAATGATCATGGTATGAAACCTGATGTTGTGACTTGCAGTGCTCTTCTTAATGGATACTGTAAGGTGCACCGTATGGAAGAAGCCAACGCTCTCTTTTGCAAGATGCTCGATATAGGTCTGGATCCAGATCTGGTGTTATATAACACGCTCATACATGGATTTTGCAGTGTTGGTAACATTAATGATGCACGCCGCTTGGTAAATATGATGATTGAAAATGGTGTCATTCCTAATGAAGTTACTCACAGGGCACTTGTCCTTGGATATGAGAAAAAGTGGGTTAAGAATCCGGTAGAAGTTGCAGCTTTGAAGTTGCATCAGATACTGCTAGAGCATG GAAATATGCACACTGAATGCAGTAATTACATCTTGGATTTTTTTGGGACATGGTGCCATTCATGA
- the LOC127806245 gene encoding pentatricopeptide repeat-containing protein At2g19280 isoform X2: MRVSFSIFDVASTQLKLMLRSRRRISRFFSSASLTLPSSAFLTDEVFTIEDSIYLDDPVANPECIHAESAESGELFDRRFICQFVNENSFIYDYQNLENDKLKRIKLILRNCGWNLGAENGNKINLDEHNITRILNDLFLESLDASLALYFFRWSEYCTELKHTTRTICLMVQILIAGNMNYRAMDLIQYLVRLDGEDCKHNSLLSLFHETHTNRRVLATAYSMLVDSYIQQGMVDVALKLTSQMKHKSIFPSIGVCNSLIRALLGSEQLGAAWYFVEEMHSHGMVINASIISLFICKYCTEGNIEIGLNLLMGMRNYGFNPDIIAYTMVVDSLCKMCCVKEATSLLFKMTEMGITVDSVSVSSLIDGYCKVGRLDNAVDLLKIFKVPSNVYIYNSLLSKLCGDGNMIAAANMFQEMLELGFHPDCFSYTTIIGGYCKTGDIMKALNFLGRMLKRGVKKSVATYTMLVDGYCKSGNTDMAQNMFQKMVTEGLDPDIVAYNALMDGYGKNGLLHKAFEILDMMRSIGVSPDIVTYNTLIHSLIIRGYVTEAKAILDELIRRGFTPDILTFTNVIAGFSNKGNFEEAFLVWFYMNDHGMKPDVVTCSALLNGYCKVHRMEEANALFCKMLDIGLDPDLVLYNTLIHGFCSVGNINDARRLVNMMIENGVIPNEVTHRALVLGYEKKWVKNPVEVAALKLHQILLEHGICSDVNWYLTKM; this comes from the coding sequence ATGAGGGTATCATTTTCGATTTTTGATGTTGCCTCTACTCAATTGAAGCTGATGCTTAGGAGCAGGAGGAGGATATCTAGATTTTTCTCGTCTGCAAGTTTGACATTGCCTTCCTCTGCTTTTCTGACTGATGAAGTATTTACGATAGAAGACTCTATTTATTTAGATGATCCTGTGGCAAATCCTGAATGCATTCATGCTGAAAGTGCAGAAAGTGGCGAGCTTTTTGACAGAAGGTTTATTTGTCAGTTTGTTAACGAGAATTCCTTTATCTATGATTATCAAAATTTAGAGAATGATAAACTGAAGAGAATAAAATTGATACTTAGAAACTGTGGCTGGAATTTAGGCGCTGAAAATGGGAATAAGATTAATTTGGATGAGCACAACATTACTCGGATCTTAAACGATCTATTTTTGGAAAGTTTGGATGCTTCACTTGCCCTATACTTCTTTAGGTGGTCAGAGTATTGTACAGAATTGAAGCATACAACTCGAACAATTTGTTTGATGGTACAAATTTTAATTGCTGGGAACATGAACTATAGAGCTATGGATCTAATTCAATACCTCGTGAGGTTGGATGGAGAAGATTGTAAGCACAATTCGTTGCTGAGTCTCTTCCATGAAACCCATACCAATCGAAGGGTATTGGCAACTGCATACAGCATGCTTGTTGATTCTTATATACAACAAGGCATGGTAGATGTTGCCCTTAAGTTAACAAGTCAAATGAAGCACAAAAGCATCTTTCCCTCAATAGGAGTTTGTAATTCGCTTATCAGAGCATTGTTAGGATCAGAGCAACTGGGAGCAGCTTGGTATTTCGTAGAAGAAATGCATAGCCATGGGATGGTAATCAATGCTTCAATCATTAGCTTATTTATCTGCAAATACTGTACTGAAGGGAACATTGAAATTGGTTTGAACCTACTGATGGGAATGagaaattatgggtttaacCCTGACATTATTGCGTATACCATGGTTGTTGATTCCCTATGTAAAATGTGTTGTGTTAAAGAAGCCACTTCTTTATTGTTCAAAATGACTGAGATGGGTATAACAGTAGATTCAGTTTCAGTTAGTTCACTTATTGATGGTTATTGTAAAGTGGGAAGGTTGGACAATGCAGTtgatcttttgaagatttttaaAGTTCCTTCCAATGTTTACATATACAACAGCTTACTCTCTAAGTTATGTGGAGATGGCAACATGATAGCGGCTGCTAATATGTTTCAAGAGATGTTAGAATTGGGCTTCCATCCTGATTGTTTCAGTTACACCACTATCATTGGAGGATACTGCAAAACTGGGGATATAATGAAGGCTCTTAACTTTCTAGGAAGGATGTTGAAGAGGGGGGTTAAGAAATCTGTTGCTACATACACAATGCTTGTTGATGGTTATTGCAAGTCTGGCAACACAGACATGGCGCAAAACATGTTTCAGAAAATGGTAACAGAGGGTTTAGATCCTGACATTGTTGCATACAATGCGTTGATGGATGGCTATGGGAAGAATGGCCTCTTGCACAAAGCATTTGAGATTTTAGATATGATGAGATCTATTGGTGTTTCTCCTGATATTGTTACATATAACACACTTATTCACAGTCTTATTATACGAGGATATGTGACTGAAGCGAAGGCCATTTTAGATGAACTCATTAGGAGGGGCTTTACCCCTGATATATTAACATTCACCAATGTTATTGCTGGGTTCTCTAATAAGGGGAATTTTGAGGAAGCATTTCTTGTGTGGTTCTACATGAATGATCATGGTATGAAACCTGATGTTGTGACTTGCAGTGCTCTTCTTAATGGATACTGTAAGGTGCACCGTATGGAAGAAGCCAACGCTCTCTTTTGCAAGATGCTCGATATAGGTCTGGATCCAGATCTGGTGTTATATAACACGCTCATACATGGATTTTGCAGTGTTGGTAACATTAATGATGCACGCCGCTTGGTAAATATGATGATTGAAAATGGTGTCATTCCTAATGAAGTTACTCACAGGGCACTTGTCCTTGGATATGAGAAAAAGTGGGTTAAGAATCCGGTAGAAGTTGCAGCTTTGAAGTTGCATCAGATACTGCTAGAGCATGGTATATGCAGTGATGTCAATTGGTATTTGACTAAGATGTAG